One stretch of Bacteroidia bacterium DNA includes these proteins:
- a CDS encoding transposase — protein sequence MKAYPTNLTDIQYEAIEKIVNDNRKRKHPLRCIVDALLYITKTGVQWRLLPKDFPKWQLVYYYFRKWTAEGLIEEIHDFLRDKLRKEKGKHVSPSLGLIDSQTVKTCSFS from the coding sequence ATGAAAGCCTACCCAACCAACCTAACTGATATTCAGTACGAAGCTATTGAAAAAATAGTAAATGATAACAGGAAAAGAAAGCATCCTTTAAGATGTATTGTAGACGCATTATTGTACATCACCAAAACTGGTGTTCAATGGAGATTGCTGCCTAAAGATTTCCCTAAGTGGCAACTCGTTTATTATTATTTCAGAAAATGGACAGCAGAAGGGCTTATTGAAGAAATACATGATTTTTTGCGTGATAAGTTAAGAAAGGAAAAAGGAAAACATGTTTCACCAAGTCTTGGATTAATTGATAGTCAAACTGTTAAAACTTGTTCTTTCTCCTGA